In the genome of Pseudorca crassidens isolate mPseCra1 chromosome 14, mPseCra1.hap1, whole genome shotgun sequence, one region contains:
- the LIPT1 gene encoding lipoyl amidotransferase LIPT1, mitochondrial, producing the protein MLIPFSMKNCFQLLCNLKVPAAGFKDTVKSGLILQSVSNDVYQNLAVEDWIHDHMNLEAKPVLFFWRNSPSVVIGRHQNPWQECNLNLMREGGVKLARRRSGGGTVYHDMGNINLTFFTTKKKYDRMENLKLVVKALKAVQPQLDVRATKRFDLLLDGQFKISGTASRIGQTAAYHHCTLLCSTDGTFLSSLLKSPYQGVRSTATASTPALVKNLMEKDPTLTCEVVINAIATEYATSHQIDNHIHLINPTDETLFPGINSRAKELQTWEWIYGKTPKFSVNTSFNVLYEHSHLEIKVFIDIKNGRIEICNIEAPDHWLPLEIRDKLNSGFIGSKFCPIETTMLTSILHRTCPEDDELHSKWNMLCEKIKGIM; encoded by the coding sequence atgctGATCCCATTTTCAATGAAGAATTGCTTCCAGTTACTTTGTAACCTCAAGGTCCCAGCAGCTGGTTTTAAAGACACAGTTAAAAGTGGGCTAATTTTACAGTCAGTTTCCAATGATGTTTACCAAAACCTGGCTGTAGAAGACTGGATCCATGACCATATGAATCTAGAAGCCAAGCCGGTTCTTTTCTTTTGGAGGAATTCTCCCTCTGTTGTAATTGGTCGGCATCAGAACCCTTGGCAGGAATGTAACCTGAATCTGATGAGAGAAGGAGGTGTAAAACTAGCTcggaggagaagtggaggaggAACAGTCTACCATGATATGGGTAACATCAACTTGACTTTTTTTACAACCAAAAAAAAGTACGATAGGATGGAAAATCTAAAATTAGTTGTTAAAGCTCTGAAGGCTGTCCAGCCGCAGCTGGATGTGCGGGCTACCAAAAGGTTTGACCTTTTACTTGATGGACAGTTTAAAATCTCAGGAACAGCTTCCAGGATTGGCCAGACCGCTGCTTATCACCACTGCACTTTGCTATGCAGTACCGATGGGACCTTCTTGTCATCTTTGTTGAAGAGCCCTTACCAAGGGGTCAGGAGTACTGCCACTGCGAGCACACCTGCCTTAGTAAAAAATCTTATGGAAAAAGATCCCACCCTGACCTGCGAAGTAGTGATAAATGCTATTGCCACAGAGTATGCTACATCTCATCAAATCGATAATCACATTCACCTAATAAACCCAACAGACGAGACGCTGTTTCCTGGAATAAACAGCAGAGCCAAAGAACTACAGACCTGGGAGTGGATATATGGCAAAACTCCAAAGTTCAGTGTAAACACTTCCTTCAATGTGTTATATGAACATTCACACTTGGAAATTAAAGTATTCatagacataaagaatggaagaATTGAAATCTGTAATATTGAAGCACCTGACCATTGGTTGCCGCTGGAAATACGTGACAAGTTAAATTCAGGTTTTATTGGTAGTAAATTT
- the C14H2orf15 gene encoding uncharacterized protein C2orf15 homolog, which produces MGFSLSKSATQVSAMRMDSKVDDHLMQGTEKSKLEPVTQLFQNTKKIRLEDTNQENFTRSKDTGTGSLSEKALGSVVYVKESDGIEMIDVE; this is translated from the coding sequence ATGGGATTTTCTCTTAGTAAATCTGCTACTCAGGTATCTGCTATGCGTATGGATTCAAAAGTGGATGATCACTTAATGCAAGGCACTGAGAAAAGCAAATTGGAACCAGTGACTCAGTTATTTCAAAACACCAAGAAAATAAGATTAGAAGACACAAACCAAGAAAACTTTACAAGGAGCAAAGATACTGGCACAGGATCTCTTTCGGAGAAAGCCTTGGGTTCAGTGGTGTATGTTAAAGAAAGTGATGGAATAGAAATGATAGATGTGGAATGA